In Anaeromicrobium sediminis, one DNA window encodes the following:
- a CDS encoding isochorismate synthase, with protein sequence MKYKEKKIKLDNPLSFWNYFKNEERFLFYNPLKKEYILGAKRLKTFSMKENLKDYLYTFSSMRFFDSIKDEKWAGFGNETIAFEYYLVEKDGQQTLYYLKDFIEIENREVKICKHSYKYATEDEQDWKELFSVANNSISRKEVNKVVISREIKIECDRVVNVDSLLENLLKKNPNSFVFSYFKEGKTFLGATPEILVQKEKDNILSYALAGTIERREKNDELQKTRLLNDPKNRYEHEIVIDSIVNVVKKFTEETIVDETTTLTLKNVHHLYTPIYTKDKSSTLLEWVRRLHPTPAVGGNPANKALELIKRHEKHERGLYGAPIGIMDQNGDGVFVVGIRSALIEQNTVYAYAGCGIVDESDYEIEYIETKNKLRTIIESL encoded by the coding sequence TTGAAATATAAGGAAAAAAAGATTAAATTAGATAATCCACTTTCATTTTGGAATTATTTTAAAAATGAAGAACGTTTTTTATTTTATAATCCATTGAAAAAAGAGTATATTCTTGGTGCGAAACGTTTAAAAACTTTTTCAATGAAAGAAAATTTAAAGGATTATTTATATACTTTTTCATCAATGAGATTCTTTGATTCAATTAAAGATGAAAAGTGGGCAGGCTTTGGAAATGAAACCATTGCATTTGAATATTACCTTGTTGAAAAAGATGGACAGCAGACTCTTTATTACTTGAAAGATTTTATTGAAATAGAAAATAGAGAAGTGAAAATTTGTAAACATTCTTATAAATATGCAACAGAGGATGAACAAGATTGGAAGGAATTATTTTCTGTTGCAAATAACTCAATATCAAGAAAAGAAGTAAATAAAGTTGTCATTTCAAGAGAAATTAAAATAGAATGCGATAGGGTAGTAAATGTAGACAGCCTATTGGAAAATCTTTTGAAAAAGAATCCAAATAGTTTTGTGTTTTCCTATTTCAAAGAAGGAAAAACATTTTTAGGTGCAACACCAGAGATTTTGGTTCAGAAAGAAAAAGATAATATTTTGAGTTATGCTTTAGCAGGTACTATTGAACGAAGGGAAAAAAATGATGAATTACAAAAAACAAGGTTGTTAAATGATCCTAAAAATCGCTATGAGCATGAAATTGTGATTGATTCCATAGTTAATGTTGTGAAAAAATTCACGGAAGAAACTATTGTAGATGAAACCACAACTTTGACACTTAAAAATGTACATCATTTATATACACCTATTTATACAAAGGATAAGAGTAGTACATTATTAGAATGGGTAAGGCGACTACATCCTACACCTGCAGTAGGTGGAAATCCTGCAAATAAAGCATTAGAACTAATTAAAAGGCATGAAAAACATGAAAGAGGACTGTATGGTGCTCCAATTGGCATCATGGACCAAAATGGAGACGGTGTTTTTGTAGTAGGGATACGATCTGCACTCATTGAACAAAATACGGTTTATGCATATGCAGGCTGTGGCATAGTTGATGAATCAGATTATGAAATTGAATATATTGAAACTAAAAACAAATTAAGAACCATTATTGAAAGTTTATAG